From the genome of Streptomyces sp. NBC_00659, one region includes:
- the secD gene encoding protein translocase subunit SecD encodes MAAPKKGRSASAQSRPGRSLALILIAIAALTGGMFASGHTTPRLGIDLAGGTSITLTAKNEPGQPNAINKTNMDTAVDIMNRRVNGLGVSEAEVQTQGSDNIIVNIPKGTNSEQARAQVGTTAKLYFRPVLITDVSGAAASSSPSPSASSSASGKAEDKATPSSSSSATPSASATTQGRVVTDALKAGSSPSASSTPSASASASASPSASASVDPATAKLQAEYAAIDCTDKSVRAKAGAGTKPTDPIVACGQDKNSAGEWQKYILGPAEVAGTDIKKAGALFDTQTAAGWKVTMDFTSGGSKKFAAITGKLAQNQQPQNQFAIVLDGQVVSDPSVSQSLSGPAEISGSFTQTEAEDLANMLKYGALPLSFKESSVTTVTAALGGEQLHAGLIAGAIGLALVVLYLVIYYRGLSVIAIASLGVSAILTYVLMALLGPAIGFALNLPAVCGAIVAIGITADSFIVFFERIRDEIREGRTLRPAVERAWPRARRTILVSDFVSFLAAAVLFIVTVGKVQGFAFTLGLTTVLDVVVVFFFTKPLMTILARRKFFAEGHSWSGLDPKRLGAKPPLRRTRRASAPVDTKEA; translated from the coding sequence GTGGCAGCACCGAAGAAGGGCCGGAGCGCGAGCGCCCAGAGCAGGCCGGGGCGCTCGCTGGCCCTGATCCTGATCGCCATCGCGGCGCTCACCGGGGGGATGTTCGCCTCCGGGCACACCACTCCGCGTCTTGGCATCGATCTCGCCGGCGGCACGAGCATCACGCTCACGGCGAAGAACGAGCCGGGCCAGCCCAACGCGATCAACAAGACCAACATGGACACCGCGGTCGACATCATGAACCGCCGTGTCAACGGTCTCGGTGTCTCCGAGGCCGAGGTTCAGACCCAGGGCTCCGACAACATCATTGTCAACATCCCCAAGGGCACGAACTCGGAGCAGGCCCGCGCGCAGGTCGGCACCACCGCCAAGCTCTACTTCCGTCCCGTGCTGATCACCGACGTCTCCGGGGCGGCGGCATCGTCCAGCCCGTCGCCGAGCGCCTCCAGCAGTGCCTCCGGCAAGGCCGAGGACAAGGCGACCCCGTCCTCCTCGTCCTCCGCGACGCCGTCGGCCTCCGCCACCACCCAGGGCCGTGTGGTCACCGACGCCCTGAAGGCGGGCTCCTCGCCGTCCGCGAGCAGCACCCCGAGCGCCTCGGCCTCCGCCAGCGCCTCGCCGTCCGCGAGCGCCAGCGTGGACCCGGCGACCGCCAAGCTTCAGGCCGAGTACGCCGCGATCGACTGCACCGACAAGTCGGTCCGTGCCAAGGCCGGTGCTGGCACCAAGCCGACCGACCCGATCGTGGCCTGCGGCCAGGACAAGAACTCCGCGGGTGAGTGGCAGAAGTACATCCTCGGCCCGGCCGAGGTGGCCGGCACGGACATCAAGAAGGCCGGCGCGCTCTTCGACACGCAGACCGCCGCGGGCTGGAAGGTCACCATGGACTTCACGTCCGGTGGCTCCAAGAAGTTCGCCGCCATCACCGGCAAGCTCGCCCAGAACCAGCAGCCGCAGAACCAGTTCGCGATCGTCCTCGACGGCCAGGTCGTCTCCGACCCCTCGGTCAGCCAGTCGCTGAGCGGTCCCGCCGAGATCTCCGGCAGCTTCACCCAGACCGAGGCCGAAGACCTGGCCAACATGCTGAAGTACGGCGCCCTGCCGCTCAGCTTCAAGGAGTCCAGCGTCACCACGGTGACCGCCGCGCTCGGTGGCGAGCAGCTGCACGCCGGTCTGATCGCGGGCGCCATCGGCCTCGCCCTGGTCGTCCTCTACCTGGTGATCTACTACCGGGGCCTGTCGGTCATCGCCATCGCGTCCCTGGGTGTCTCGGCGATCCTCACCTACGTGCTCATGGCGCTGCTCGGCCCGGCCATCGGCTTCGCGCTGAACCTCCCGGCCGTCTGCGGTGCGATCGTCGCGATCGGTATCACCGCGGACTCGTTCATCGTGTTCTTCGAACGCATCCGTGACGAGATCCGCGAGGGCCGCACCCTGCGCCCGGCCGTCGAGCGTGCCTGGCCGCGTGCCCGTCGCACCATCCTGGTCTCCGACTTCGTGTCGTTCCTGGCCGCCGCCGTGCTCTTCATCGTCACCGTCGGCAAGGTCCAGGGCTTCGCGTTTACCCTCGGTCTGACCACCGTGCTCGACGTCGTCGTCGTGTTCTTCTTCACCAAGCCGCTGATGACGATCCTCGCCCGCAGGAAGTTCTTCGCGGAGGGTCACAGCTGGTCCGGCCTCGACCCGAAGCGACTGGGCGCCAAGCCGCCGCTGCGCCGCACCCGTCGCGCGTCCGCCCCCGTCGACACGAAGGAGGCGTGA
- the ruvA gene encoding Holliday junction branch migration protein RuvA, with protein MIAFVSGPVAALAPDSAVVEVGGIGIAVQCSPNTLSGLRTGQQAKLATSLVVREDSLTLYGFADDDERQVFELLQTASGVGPRLAQAMLAVHSPDALRRAVSTGDEKALIAVPGIGKKGAQKLLLDLKDRLGEPLGPGGPAIGTAVTAGWREQLHAALIGLGYATREADEAVAAVAPQAEAAEGTPQVGRLLRAALQTLNRTR; from the coding sequence ATGATCGCCTTCGTCAGCGGCCCGGTCGCCGCCCTCGCCCCCGACTCCGCGGTCGTCGAGGTCGGCGGCATCGGCATCGCCGTCCAGTGCTCGCCCAATACGCTCTCCGGGCTCCGCACGGGACAGCAGGCCAAACTCGCCACCTCCCTCGTCGTCCGCGAGGACTCGCTCACCCTCTACGGCTTCGCCGACGACGACGAACGCCAGGTCTTCGAGCTGCTCCAGACCGCGAGCGGCGTCGGCCCGCGCCTGGCTCAGGCGATGCTCGCCGTGCACAGCCCCGACGCCCTGCGCCGCGCCGTGTCCACCGGAGACGAGAAGGCCCTCATCGCCGTCCCCGGCATCGGCAAGAAGGGCGCCCAGAAGCTGCTGCTGGACCTCAAGGACCGGCTCGGCGAGCCCCTCGGCCCCGGCGGCCCCGCCATCGGCACGGCGGTCACCGCCGGCTGGCGCGAACAGCTGCACGCCGCGCTCATCGGCCTCGGGTACGCGACCCGCGAGGCCGACGAGGCGGTCGCCGCCGTCGCCCCGCAGGCCGAGGCCGCCGAGGGCACCCCGCAGGTCGGCCGGCTCCTCCGGGCCGCCCTGCAGACCCTGAACCGGACACGCTGA
- the secF gene encoding protein translocase subunit SecF: MSKLGTLGARLHRGEIGYDFVGKRKIWYGVSILITITAILGLTVRGLNMGIEFQGGAVFTTTGKSSVSVSQAETIAEEASGHDAIVQQLGKGGLRIQIAGIDTDKSDSIKQKLAADLKVDSEDINADLVGPSWGDQIANKAWEGLAIFMVLVVIYLAIAFEWRMAIAALVALIHDITITVGIYALVGFEVTPGTVIGLLTILGYSLYDTVVVFDSLKEQTKDITKQTRWTYSDVADRSINSTLVRSINTTVVALLPVAGLLFIGGGVLGAGMLNDISLSLFVGLAAGAYSSIFIATPLVADLKEREPEMKALRKRVLAKRAQAAAKGESLEPQAAEPSYEDGEPDDVTPAVVGPRNQPASRARGRGRPSGKRR; the protein is encoded by the coding sequence ATGTCGAAACTCGGCACCCTCGGCGCCCGGCTCCACCGCGGCGAGATCGGCTACGACTTCGTCGGCAAGCGCAAGATCTGGTACGGCGTCTCGATCCTGATCACCATCACGGCCATCCTCGGCCTGACGGTGCGCGGCCTGAACATGGGCATCGAGTTCCAGGGCGGCGCCGTCTTCACCACCACCGGGAAGAGCAGTGTCTCGGTGAGCCAGGCCGAGACGATCGCGGAGGAGGCCTCCGGCCACGACGCGATCGTCCAGCAGCTCGGCAAGGGCGGCCTGCGCATCCAGATCGCCGGTATCGACACCGACAAGTCCGACTCGATCAAGCAGAAGCTCGCCGCGGACCTGAAGGTCGACTCCGAGGACATCAACGCCGACCTGGTCGGTCCGAGCTGGGGTGACCAGATCGCCAACAAGGCCTGGGAGGGCCTGGCGATCTTCATGGTCCTGGTCGTGATCTACCTGGCGATCGCCTTCGAGTGGCGCATGGCCATCGCCGCCCTGGTGGCCCTGATCCACGACATCACCATCACGGTCGGCATCTACGCCCTGGTCGGCTTCGAGGTCACCCCGGGCACCGTGATCGGTCTGCTCACGATCCTCGGTTACTCGCTCTACGACACGGTCGTCGTCTTCGACAGCCTCAAGGAGCAGACGAAGGACATCACCAAGCAGACCCGCTGGACCTACAGCGACGTCGCCGACCGCTCGATCAACAGCACCCTGGTGCGTTCCATCAACACCACGGTGGTCGCGCTCCTGCCGGTCGCCGGCCTGCTGTTCATCGGCGGCGGTGTGCTCGGCGCCGGCATGCTCAACGACATCTCGCTGTCGCTGTTCGTCGGTCTCGCGGCCGGTGCGTACTCCTCGATCTTCATCGCCACGCCGCTCGTCGCCGACCTCAAGGAGCGCGAGCCGGAGATGAAGGCCCTGCGCAAGCGGGTCCTCGCCAAGCGGGCCCAGGCGGCCGCCAAGGGCGAGTCCCTGGAGCCGCAGGCCGCCGAGCCGTCGTACGAGGACGGCGAGCCGGACGACGTCACCCCGGCGGTCGTCGGCCCCCGTAACCAGCCCGCGTCCCGCGCCCGCGGCCGCGGCCGCCCCTCGGGGAAGCGCCGATGA
- a CDS encoding RelA/SpoT family protein, translating to MPDEAQPLAPSAERLERTASTQPEPAPGAAEKPAQNGASGPVEHAQSAPDGAAAEGARPKPVPPERPANTPAVRPTAAQPTRSGGSSNRVRARLARLGVQRSNPYNPVLEPLLRIVRSNDPKIETSTLRQIEKAYQVAERWHRGQKRKSGDPYITHPLAVTTILAELGMDPATLMAGLLHDTVEDTEYGLDTLRRDFGEPVGLLVDGVTKLDKVKFGEAAQAETVRKMVVAMAKDPRVLVIKLADRLHNMRTMRYLKREKQEKKARETLEIYAPLAHRLGMNTIKWELEDLAFAILYPKMYDEIVRLVAERAPKRDEYLAIVTDEVQSDLRAARIKATVTGRPKHYYSVYQKMIVRGRDFAEIYDLVGIRVLVDTVRDCYAALGTVHARWNPVPGRFKDYIAMPKFNMYQSLHTTVIGPNGKPVELQIRTFDMHRRAEYGIAAHWKYKQETVAGSSKIRTDVPRAAKGSAGQDTVNDMAWLRQLLDWQKETEDPSEFLESLRFDLSRNEVFVFTPKGDVIALPAGATPVDFAYAVHTEVGHRTIGARVNGRLVPLESTLDNGDLVEVFTSKAAGAGPSRDWLGFVKSPRARNKIRAWFSKERRDEAIEHGKDAIARAMRKQNLPIQRILTGDSLVTLAHEMRYPDISSLYAAIGEGHVTAQSVVQKLVQALGGEEAATEEMDEAVPSARGRGRKRRSNNDPGVVVKGVDDVWVKLARCCTPVPGDPIIGFVTRGSGVSVHRSDCVNVDSLSREPERILEVEWAPTQSSVFLVAIQVEALDRSRLLSDVTRVLSDQHVNILSAAVQTSRDRVATSRFTFEMGDPKHLGHVLKAVRGVEGVYDVYRVTSARRPSEA from the coding sequence TTGCCAGACGAGGCCCAGCCACTCGCCCCCAGCGCGGAACGCCTGGAGCGAACCGCCTCCACCCAGCCCGAGCCCGCCCCGGGTGCCGCGGAGAAGCCCGCACAAAACGGAGCGAGCGGGCCGGTCGAGCACGCCCAGTCCGCGCCCGACGGAGCGGCGGCCGAGGGAGCACGTCCCAAGCCGGTGCCGCCCGAGCGCCCCGCGAACACCCCGGCGGTCCGTCCCACGGCAGCGCAGCCCACCCGCTCCGGCGGCTCCTCGAACCGCGTCCGAGCCCGCCTCGCCCGTCTGGGCGTCCAGCGCTCGAACCCGTACAACCCGGTTCTGGAACCGTTGCTGCGCATAGTCCGCAGCAACGACCCCAAGATCGAGACGTCGACGCTCCGGCAGATCGAGAAGGCGTACCAGGTCGCCGAGCGCTGGCACCGCGGCCAGAAGCGCAAGAGCGGCGACCCGTACATCACGCACCCGCTCGCCGTCACGACCATCCTCGCCGAGCTGGGCATGGACCCGGCGACGCTCATGGCCGGTCTGCTGCACGACACGGTCGAGGACACCGAGTACGGCCTCGACACCCTGCGCCGCGACTTCGGCGAACCTGTCGGGCTGCTCGTCGACGGCGTCACCAAGCTGGACAAGGTCAAGTTCGGCGAGGCCGCCCAGGCCGAGACCGTGCGCAAGATGGTCGTGGCGATGGCAAAGGACCCCCGCGTCCTGGTCATCAAGCTCGCCGACCGCCTGCACAACATGCGCACCATGCGCTATCTCAAGCGCGAGAAGCAGGAGAAGAAGGCGCGCGAGACCCTGGAGATCTACGCGCCGCTCGCCCACCGCCTGGGCATGAACACCATCAAGTGGGAGCTGGAGGACCTCGCCTTCGCGATCCTCTACCCCAAGATGTACGACGAGATCGTGCGCCTGGTCGCCGAGCGCGCCCCCAAGCGCGACGAGTACCTCGCCATAGTGACCGACGAGGTCCAGTCCGACCTGCGCGCGGCCCGCATCAAGGCGACCGTCACCGGCCGCCCGAAGCACTACTACAGCGTCTACCAGAAGATGATCGTCCGCGGCCGTGACTTCGCGGAGATCTACGACCTGGTGGGCATCCGCGTCCTCGTGGACACCGTCCGCGACTGCTACGCGGCACTCGGCACCGTGCACGCGCGATGGAACCCGGTCCCCGGCCGGTTCAAGGACTACATCGCGATGCCGAAGTTCAACATGTACCAGTCGCTGCACACGACGGTGATCGGCCCCAACGGCAAGCCCGTCGAACTCCAGATCCGTACGTTCGACATGCACCGCCGTGCCGAGTACGGCATCGCCGCGCACTGGAAGTACAAGCAGGAGACCGTCGCCGGCTCCTCCAAGATCCGCACCGACGTGCCCCGGGCGGCCAAGGGCAGCGCGGGCCAGGACACCGTCAACGACATGGCGTGGCTGCGCCAGTTGCTCGACTGGCAGAAGGAGACCGAGGACCCCAGCGAGTTCCTGGAGTCGCTGCGCTTCGACCTGTCGCGCAACGAGGTCTTCGTCTTCACGCCGAAGGGCGACGTCATAGCGCTTCCGGCCGGTGCGACACCGGTGGACTTCGCGTACGCCGTCCACACGGAGGTCGGCCACCGGACGATAGGAGCACGGGTCAACGGCCGCCTGGTGCCCCTCGAATCGACCCTGGACAACGGCGACCTGGTGGAGGTCTTCACCTCCAAGGCGGCCGGCGCGGGCCCCTCCCGCGACTGGCTCGGCTTCGTGAAGTCGCCGCGGGCCCGCAACAAGATCCGCGCGTGGTTCTCCAAGGAACGCCGTGACGAGGCGATCGAGCACGGCAAGGACGCCATCGCCCGCGCGATGCGCAAGCAGAACCTGCCGATCCAGCGGATCCTCACCGGCGACTCCCTGGTCACTCTCGCCCACGAGATGCGCTACCCCGACATCTCGTCGCTGTACGCGGCGATCGGCGAGGGGCACGTCACCGCCCAGAGCGTCGTCCAGAAGCTCGTCCAGGCGCTCGGCGGCGAGGAGGCGGCCACCGAGGAGATGGACGAGGCCGTACCGTCCGCTCGGGGCCGTGGCCGCAAGCGGCGCAGCAACAACGACCCCGGGGTGGTCGTCAAGGGCGTCGACGACGTGTGGGTCAAGCTCGCCCGCTGCTGCACACCGGTGCCGGGCGACCCGATCATCGGGTTCGTCACCCGCGGCAGCGGTGTCTCGGTCCACCGCAGCGACTGCGTCAACGTCGACTCGCTCTCGCGCGAGCCCGAACGCATCCTCGAGGTCGAGTGGGCGCCCACCCAGTCCTCGGTCTTCCTGGTCGCCATACAGGTCGAGGCCCTGGACCGGTCCCGGCTGCTGTCGGACGTCACCCGCGTCCTGTCCGACCAGCACGTCAACATCCTGTCCGCGGCCGTCCAGACCTCGCGCGACCGGGTCGCCACCTCCCGGTTCACCTTCGAGATGGGCGACCCCAAGCACCTGGGGCACGTCCTGAAGGCCGTACGAGGCGTCGAGGGCGTCTACGACGTGTACCGCGTGACATCGGCGCGCAGGCCCTCGGAAGCCTGA
- the ruvB gene encoding Holliday junction branch migration DNA helicase RuvB: protein MNWDDTTDEAADERLVGATAERLVRSVADGEDQAVEAALRPKDLDEFIGQEKVREQLDLVLRAARARGATADHVLLSGAPGLGKTTLSMIIAAEMGAPIRITSGPAIQHAGDLAAILSSLQEGEVLFLDEIHRMSRPAEEMLYMAMEDFRVDVIVGKGPGATAIPLELPPFTLVGATTRAGLLPPPLRDRFGFTAHMEFYEPAELERVVHRSAGLLDVEIGAEGAAEIAGRSRGTPRIANRLLRRVRDYAQVRADGIITREIANAALKVYEVDARGLDRLDRGVLEALIKLFGGGPVGLSTLAVAVGEERETVEEVAEPFLVREGLLARTPRGRVATPAAWAHLGLTPPRRSAGGNGQEDLFGA from the coding sequence ATGAACTGGGACGACACGACAGACGAAGCCGCAGACGAGCGGCTCGTCGGCGCCACCGCGGAGCGGCTGGTGCGATCGGTCGCCGACGGAGAGGACCAGGCCGTCGAGGCCGCCCTGCGCCCCAAGGACCTGGACGAGTTCATCGGCCAGGAAAAGGTCCGCGAGCAGCTCGACCTGGTCCTGCGCGCCGCACGCGCGCGCGGGGCCACCGCCGACCACGTGCTGCTCTCCGGCGCCCCGGGCCTCGGCAAGACCACCCTCTCCATGATCATCGCGGCCGAGATGGGCGCCCCCATCCGCATCACCAGCGGCCCCGCCATCCAGCACGCCGGCGACCTCGCCGCGATCCTCTCCTCCCTCCAGGAGGGCGAGGTCCTCTTCCTCGACGAGATCCACCGCATGTCCCGGCCCGCCGAGGAGATGCTCTACATGGCGATGGAGGACTTCCGCGTCGACGTCATCGTCGGCAAGGGCCCCGGCGCCACCGCCATCCCGCTGGAGCTGCCCCCGTTCACGCTGGTCGGCGCCACCACCCGCGCGGGACTGCTGCCCCCGCCGCTGCGCGACCGCTTCGGCTTCACCGCGCACATGGAGTTCTACGAACCCGCCGAACTGGAGCGGGTCGTCCACCGCTCCGCCGGCCTTCTGGACGTCGAGATCGGCGCCGAGGGCGCCGCGGAGATCGCCGGCCGCTCCCGTGGCACGCCCCGTATCGCCAACCGCCTGCTGCGCCGCGTACGCGACTACGCGCAGGTCAGAGCGGACGGGATCATCACCAGGGAGATCGCCAACGCGGCCCTGAAGGTCTACGAGGTCGACGCGCGGGGTCTGGACCGGCTCGACCGCGGAGTTCTCGAAGCCCTGATCAAGCTTTTCGGCGGCGGCCCTGTCGGATTGTCCACACTTGCTGTCGCTGTGGGGGAGGAGCGTGAGACCGTGGAGGAGGTCGCCGAGCCCTTCCTCGTGAGGGAGGGACTCCTCGCGCGCACTCCCCGTGGCCGGGTGGCGACACCCGCGGCATGGGCGCATCTCGGCCTCACGCCGCCCCGCCGTTCGGCAGGCGGAAACGGACAAGAAGACCTGTTCGGGGCGTGA
- a CDS encoding YebC/PmpR family DNA-binding transcriptional regulator, whose protein sequence is MSGHSKWATTKHKKAVIDAKRGKLFAKMIKNIEVAARTGGADVSGNPTLFDAIQKAKKSSVPNKNIDSAVKRGAGLEAGGADYETIMYEGYGPNGVAVLIECLTDNRNRAASDVRVAMTRNGGNMADPGSVSYLFNRKGVVIVPKGELSEDDVLGAVLDAGAEEVNDLGESFEVLSEATDLVAVRTALQEAGIDYDSADANFVPTMQVELDEEGARKIFKLIDALEDSDDVQNVFANFDVSDEVMEKVDA, encoded by the coding sequence ATGTCCGGCCACTCTAAATGGGCTACGACGAAGCACAAGAAGGCCGTGATCGACGCCAAGCGCGGCAAGCTCTTCGCGAAGATGATCAAGAACATCGAGGTCGCGGCCCGCACGGGCGGCGCCGACGTGTCCGGCAATCCGACGCTGTTCGACGCCATCCAGAAGGCCAAGAAGAGCTCGGTCCCGAACAAGAACATCGACTCCGCGGTCAAGCGCGGCGCCGGTCTCGAGGCCGGTGGCGCGGACTACGAGACGATCATGTACGAGGGTTACGGCCCGAACGGTGTCGCCGTGCTCATCGAGTGCCTCACCGACAACCGCAACCGCGCGGCCTCGGACGTCCGCGTCGCCATGACCCGCAACGGCGGGAACATGGCCGACCCCGGCTCCGTCTCGTACCTGTTCAACCGCAAGGGCGTCGTCATCGTCCCCAAGGGCGAGCTGAGCGAGGACGACGTCCTCGGTGCCGTGCTCGACGCGGGCGCCGAGGAGGTCAACGACCTCGGTGAGTCCTTCGAGGTCCTGTCCGAGGCCACCGACCTGGTCGCGGTGCGCACCGCGCTCCAGGAAGCCGGCATCGACTACGACTCCGCCGACGCCAACTTCGTCCCGACCATGCAGGTCGAGCTCGACGAGGAGGGCGCCCGGAAGATCTTCAAGCTGATCGACGCCCTGGAGGACAGCGACGACGTGCAGAACGTCTTCGCCAACTTCGACGTCAGCGACGAGGTCATGGAGAAGGTCGACGCCTGA
- a CDS encoding adenine phosphoribosyltransferase has product MTGIEELLTSRIRDVADYPEPGVMFKDITPLLADPAAFGALTGALAEIAVRNGATKIVGLEARGFILGAPVAVHAGIGFIPVRKAGKLPGATLSQAYDLEYGSAEIEVHAEDLSAADRVLVVDDVLATGGTAEASLQLIRRAGAEVAGVAVLMELGFLGGRGRLEPALAGAPLEALLTV; this is encoded by the coding sequence ATGACCGGCATCGAAGAGCTGCTGACCAGCCGTATCCGTGACGTGGCCGACTACCCGGAGCCGGGAGTGATGTTCAAGGACATCACCCCGCTCCTGGCCGACCCGGCCGCGTTCGGCGCCCTGACCGGCGCCCTGGCGGAGATCGCCGTGCGCAACGGCGCCACCAAGATCGTCGGTCTGGAGGCCCGCGGCTTCATCCTCGGGGCCCCGGTCGCCGTCCACGCGGGCATCGGCTTCATCCCCGTGCGCAAGGCGGGCAAGCTCCCCGGAGCGACCCTGTCGCAGGCGTACGACCTGGAGTACGGCTCCGCCGAGATCGAGGTGCACGCCGAGGACCTGAGCGCGGCCGACCGCGTGCTGGTCGTCGACGACGTCCTCGCCACCGGCGGCACCGCCGAGGCGTCGCTCCAGCTCATCCGCCGGGCGGGCGCCGAGGTCGCGGGCGTCGCCGTGCTGATGGAGCTCGGCTTCCTGGGCGGCCGCGGCCGTCTGGAGCCGGCCCTGGCCGGGGCTCCCCTGGAGGCGCTCCTGACGGTCTGA
- the yajC gene encoding preprotein translocase subunit YajC, with protein sequence MSPLTLLPFIVLIGAMFLMTRSAKKKQQQAASMRNELQPGSGVRTIGGMYATVKEVNEDTVLLDAAPGVDLLFAKNAIGAVLTDDEYNRIVHGIEHDLKADGTVVPDDASSLTETDEPAADASSDASDDKPLDLGKKDAADKPADEAVAAKADEAVADAEPKKTDGGADAK encoded by the coding sequence GTGAGTCCTCTGACCCTCCTCCCGTTCATCGTGCTCATCGGGGCCATGTTCCTGATGACCCGGTCGGCCAAGAAGAAGCAGCAGCAGGCGGCTTCCATGCGCAATGAGCTGCAGCCCGGCTCGGGCGTGCGCACGATCGGCGGTATGTACGCCACCGTCAAGGAGGTCAACGAGGACACGGTCCTCCTCGACGCCGCCCCGGGCGTCGACCTGCTCTTCGCGAAGAACGCGATCGGCGCCGTCCTCACGGACGACGAGTACAACCGCATCGTTCACGGCATCGAGCACGACCTGAAGGCCGACGGAACCGTCGTGCCGGACGACGCCTCCTCCCTCACCGAGACCGACGAGCCCGCCGCCGACGCCTCTTCCGACGCCTCCGACGACAAGCCCCTCGACCTCGGCAAGAAGGACGCGGCGGACAAGCCGGCCGACGAGGCCGTCGCGGCGAAGGCCGACGAGGCCGTCGCCGACGCGGAGCCGAAGAAGACCGACGGCGGGGCCGACGCGAAGTAG
- the ruvC gene encoding crossover junction endodeoxyribonuclease RuvC codes for MRVLGVDPGLTRCGVGVVEGVAGRPLTMLGVGVVRTPADAELGLRLVAVEQGIERWLDEYEPEYVAVERVFSQHNVRTVMGTAQASAVAMLCAARRGIPVALHTPSEVKAAVTGSGRADKAQVGAMVTRLLRLSAPPKPADAADALALAICHIWRAPAQTRLQQAAARIGPDRAVAQNRLQQAAAAHASHQASKGRTA; via the coding sequence GTGCGGGTGCTGGGTGTCGACCCCGGGCTGACCCGGTGCGGTGTCGGAGTGGTCGAAGGAGTCGCTGGGCGGCCCCTGACCATGCTCGGCGTCGGAGTCGTGCGCACCCCCGCGGACGCCGAGCTCGGTCTTCGCCTGGTCGCCGTCGAGCAGGGGATCGAGCGGTGGCTCGACGAGTACGAACCCGAGTACGTCGCCGTGGAGCGCGTGTTCAGCCAGCACAACGTCCGGACCGTGATGGGCACCGCCCAGGCCAGCGCCGTCGCCATGCTCTGCGCGGCCCGGCGCGGCATCCCCGTCGCCCTGCACACCCCGAGCGAGGTCAAAGCCGCCGTCACCGGCAGCGGACGCGCGGACAAGGCCCAGGTCGGCGCGATGGTCACCCGGCTGCTCCGGCTCTCGGCGCCGCCCAAGCCCGCCGACGCGGCGGACGCCCTCGCGCTCGCCATCTGCCACATCTGGCGCGCCCCCGCCCAGACCAGACTTCAGCAGGCCGCCGCGCGGATCGGCCCCGACCGGGCCGTCGCGCAGAACAGACTTCAGCAGGCCGCAGCCGCGCACGCCTCGCACCAAGCATCGAAAGGCCGTACCGCATGA
- the pdxT gene encoding pyridoxal 5'-phosphate synthase glutaminase subunit PdxT: MSTPVIGVLALQGDVREHLIALAAADAVARPVRRPEELAEIDGLVIPGGESTTISKLAVLFGVMEPLRARVRDGLPVYGTCAGMIMLADKILDPRSGQETIGGIDMIVRRNAFGRQNESFEAAVDVKGVEGDPVEGVFIRAPWVESVGAEVEVLAEHEGHIVAVRQGNALATSFHPELTGDHRVHGLFVDMVRANRTPASL; this comes from the coding sequence ATGAGCACTCCTGTCATTGGCGTCCTGGCTCTCCAGGGCGACGTACGGGAACACCTCATCGCCCTGGCCGCGGCGGACGCCGTGGCCAGGCCGGTGCGGCGCCCCGAGGAGCTCGCCGAGATCGACGGCCTGGTCATCCCCGGCGGCGAGTCCACCACCATCTCCAAGCTGGCGGTCCTCTTCGGAGTGATGGAACCGCTGCGCGCACGGGTCCGCGACGGCCTGCCCGTCTACGGCACCTGCGCCGGCATGATCATGCTCGCCGACAAGATCCTCGACCCGCGCTCGGGCCAGGAGACCATCGGCGGCATCGACATGATCGTGCGCCGCAACGCCTTCGGACGGCAGAACGAGTCCTTCGAGGCGGCGGTCGACGTCAAGGGCGTCGAGGGCGATCCTGTAGAGGGCGTCTTCATCCGCGCCCCCTGGGTCGAGTCCGTGGGCGCCGAGGTCGAGGTGCTCGCCGAGCATGAGGGCCACATCGTCGCGGTACGCCAGGGAAACGCGCTCGCCACGTCGTTCCACCCGGAACTGACGGGCGATCACCGCGTGCACGGTCTGTTCGTCGACATGGTGCGCGCGAACCGGACACCGGCGTCCTTGTAG